The region CCTCTGGGCTACGAGATATGGCGACAACTAAACGGATTTCCTCCCACGGCCTCGGATACCGAAAAGGCCAAGAGCAAGGATGCTGCGAAACCGAAGGTCAAGCTACCGAAGTAGGTTTCGTTGGGATCGTCGTGCTTGCGTTGAGCGCCGCATTCGCCATCTCTGGATGCCGTACCGCTTCGCCAAGCCCGCCGGAATATGCCGAGCAGCAACCACAGCTCTCCTTACAAAACGTCGACGAAGCACCACAGCCGTCATCGTACAAACAGAACTCGTCCGAGTTCCAATATGTTTCGTACGATGAAGAGCTGCCGGGCCGCGCGAACACGCCTTCTAATCTAGAGCTTGTTCCGCTGGAAGAGATCCAGCCGTCGCCGCTTAACATGCAAGACGTGCTGACCGCGGTGCAAGCTTCCTATCCATTGCTGCGAAGCGCGTACCTGAGCCGGGCCGTTGCCGCGGGGCAAAACACCTCGGCCTGGGGCGAATTCGACTTGAAGCTGAAAGGCTCGTCGATCTCCCGCCCGGAAGGGTTTTACGAAACCTACCGCCAAGCCGTCTCGATGGAGAAACCACTCTTCTCCGGCGGCTATCTCTACAGTGGCTATCGCCTCGGCGAAGGCAACTTTCCGCCATGGTACGGAGAACGACAAACTAACGGTGGCGGCGAATTCGCCGCTGGCGTGGGGATTCCACTTCTCAAAGGTCGCGCCATCGACAAACGCCGCGCCGAGTTGTTCAAAGCTGAACTGGAACAGCAACGCGTCGAGCCCGAAATTCGTGCTCAGCTCATCGAATTCAGCCGAGTCGCTTCGATTTATTACTGGGACTGGGTTGCCGCCGGACAGGCTCGCGACGCCCAGAAAGGCCTACTCACGCTGGCCCAACAGCGCGTGCAGAACATTCAAAAGCGAATCGAACTGGGCGACTTGAAACCGATCACTCGCATCAACAACGAACAGCTGATCGCTTCCCGCGAAACGAAGGTGATCGAGTCGGAGCGAAAACTGCAAAGCGCCGCAATCAAGCTTTCGCTCTTCTTCCGCGATCCTGCCGGCGAGCCACTGCTGCCGCACGAATCGCTGCTGCCCGATGGCTTTCCAGCGCAAGAGCTTCCCACGACCGAGGCCCTTGCCGATGCCTCCGATACGGCGATTGCCGCTTCGCCGCTGCTTGCCGAGCTGGACTGGCAGATACGTCAAAACCGAGTCGACTTGCAGCAAGCCGAGAACTCGGTCTTACCGAAACTGGACGCTCAGTTGTACGCCTCGAAAGATATCGGCGACCCGACAAGTTCTAAAGGTGATAAGACACCGTTCGAGTTAGAACTTGGTTTGTTCGGCGAAGTTCCGCTACAACGTCGTGAAGCATTCGGCAAGATTACTTCAACGCAAGCGAAGCTTCAGCAACTTTCCGCGAAGCGTCAATTCACCGCCGACAAAACGATCGCCGCGGTTCAAGATGCCGTCTCGGCTTTGATCAACGCCAAAGAACGTATTGCCCGAGCCGAGCAAAATGTCAGCCTGGCAGATGAAGCGTTGAAGCTGGCGAGAATTCAGTTCGATGCCGGCGACATCGATCTCGTAGAACTCAATATCTACGAGCAAGCGACCACCGATGCCAGGATTATTGAGATTTCTGCCAAAGCAGATTTCTTCAAAGCGATGGCCGACTACCGAGCCGCACTCAACGTGACGCCATAGTCGCACATTGTGCCCATAAGATCTCAAAGTCTGCCTGAAGTTTGCGCCAAGTCTGCGCGTGGCCTGCTAGTTTTGCGAACCATTCGCAGGGTATTCTCGCGTTCGATAAAGGAACGCGTCGGACGTCAGCAGTGACGTGAGCAGCGCCTTCATGCTGCCCCCGTTTTCTCGATAAGCTTGATGTGCCGCTTGCAGCACCGGAGCGTCATTCAGCGTTTCGTTGCGTCCCATCCAGAACCGAAACGCATGCCGCACAAAGACTTGCTCCGCACGCTCGCTTGCGGCAATCTTTTCGATCAACTCGATCGCATCGGCAACGTCGCCATCAAGCTCCGGCACTCCAGAATTGATAATCGCGCCGTAGGTTTCGACCGGTTTGCCAAGTTCTGATTCGCGGTAAATCCCCGCGTGGTTATACATCTCGAACGGCAAACCCAGCGGATCCATCTTCTGATGACAAGTCCAGCAGTACGTCTCTTGGGTGACCCGCATTCGTTCACGCAGCGTATGATGTGGCTCGTCCGGTAGCATGGCATCGACCGTAATCGGCACGTCCGGAATGCCTCCGCCGAGGAGCCGTTCTTGAATCCATTTCCCTCGTCGAATGGCATGGTTGTCCATGGCATCCGAGTGCGAGACAAGCCAGCTGGGGTGCGTTAAAATCCCCAATCGCTGCCCTTCAGGGACGGTCGAAAGAACGCGTTCCGGCTTTAGCGACCCGCTTCCGAAGCTGCGTCGACCGACACGAGCATAGATCTCAGGGCCTGACAATTCTGCTTCCTCTACTTTGTGATTGGCGTTCCGAAACTTCCGGACCAACGCGGCCGGCGGCATCTTATCGGGATTGGCTTTCTTCCACGCGGCGATCTCCGCGTTGTAGACTTTGCGAGCCTCTGCCGCTGCCTGGGCCGTTTCTTTATCAGATCGCCGCTCGCCGAAATAGGTGCTGTCCTTATTCGCGGCAATCACTTTCTTCGTCGTAAGAAGTTGCTTGAGAACCTCTTGATCCTCTTCCAGAATCAGTTCGACAAGTCGGTCGGTACTTGCGGTCGCATCGAACATGGCCGAGTAGTGTGCCTGGCCATTGAGCGCCCCAGTATCGGCCAGGGCTTTGGTATCCTTGCAAATGTATCCGCCCAAGTCGTAGTCGAAGTAATCCCGAAAGAACTGCAAGATGCGTGGCTTGCGAATCGTATCGTCTGCCAGCATGCGTTCGACTTCTCGCTTGACGTCCTCTTTCGTTCGCATCCGCCCTTCGACGATGGCCGCTTTCAGCTCGGCATCTGGTTTGATGTAACGCAGCGCATGATTCACGGCGAGGCCAAGCTCCCAGTCTTGCAACATTACACGGCCGTAACGATCTGGCTGGCCAGCTTCTACCAATTCAGGTCGAAACAACGCATCTCGGTCGAGGAAGATCGACGACAAACCTAATACCACGCCATCTTCTTTCCCTAGCTTGGCAATCGATTGCTTAACAATCGCGAGGTACGCGTCCGATTCTTCCGCCGATGGTGGGCGAAACGTCAACGCCTCGAAAAGGAAATCGACCGATTCTCGGAGGCTTTCATCGGTAACTTCTTCGCTCTCCATCAAATCACGAATGGGAGTCAGCGGCCGCATTTCCTTGGTGCTGTAAACCAGCGACGTCGGCAGCCCTCGCAAATCTCCCTGCATCTTGTCTTTGATCGAATTGGGATTGTCGGTAATCTGATACGGCTCGGCGATGCTCAAAGGACCATAGGCCATGTAGCCAATAATGTCTTCGGCGACGCCAATGATTTGAGTCGCCTCGGCACTGTTGACCGTATAAAAGTGAGGGTAATTTTCGAGCCCATGGTCGCGTGCCGAAGACAACGCGACAGGAACACTCTTCACCGCAGTGGCATAGGCGACCGTTCCTCCTTGCCACTTGATGATGCGGTCGATGCCAAAGTAAAGCTTCAGTTCGCCGCCATGATTGGTCGGAACCATGTCTCCGTGCGTGCGAAGACCGGGCTTTGCGGGATCGAATTCTGGCTCACGATTGATCAACTCGTTCAAGCGAGTGATATGTTCCTGGGGCGTTACCCGCCACAGTCGAGCAGGCGAAGAGGTTGGCTGCAGCTGAATCCCTTCCGGCAGCTTTCCAAAGAGCAACTGATGATTGACAAAATTTCCTTTGTTAGGATCACGATCGACATGGAAGCCGCCTTTGTCTTTGAGCGTTCGCTTGAGTTCGCCAACGATCCATTCCGAGAACCGAAGCCGTTCGACAATTTCTGGCTGCGGCATATCACGCGGCGGCATCTCTTGCAGTGCGACTTGGGCCCACACCGCCGTCCACGCATCGGAGTTCACTTCGTCGATCGGGCCGATATCGCTGAGCGAGAAGCCCGCTTCTGGATCGGACTCTCCGTGGCAATCGACGCAGTGATTCACGAGAAACGGCTGGCCAATCTGTTCAAAGCTTTGATTGACGCCCTGACCCGGCGTGTATTTCTCGCCGTGAACGACCGCAGGTAGGGTCAAGCAAAGAAGCAGTGCCGAAATGGAATCGAGCCGGATCATGCCAGGATTTCCTTCAACGGACCATTTCCGCTATCAAACTTCTTGGCCAGCTTATCGCTCATGTTGAATCGATCGCAGGTCACGCCTGCGGCACGCAGCAGCGACGTATAAAGAGCGTTGATCGGACGGGTACCATCCAGTTGGGTGAAGCATCCGGTTTTGAACGCTCCATCAAAATTCCCCAGCAGCATGACCGGCCAATTCGATCCCTT is a window of Bremerella sp. TYQ1 DNA encoding:
- a CDS encoding TolC family protein → MATTKRISSHGLGYRKGQEQGCCETEGQATEVGFVGIVVLALSAAFAISGCRTASPSPPEYAEQQPQLSLQNVDEAPQPSSYKQNSSEFQYVSYDEELPGRANTPSNLELVPLEEIQPSPLNMQDVLTAVQASYPLLRSAYLSRAVAAGQNTSAWGEFDLKLKGSSISRPEGFYETYRQAVSMEKPLFSGGYLYSGYRLGEGNFPPWYGERQTNGGGEFAAGVGIPLLKGRAIDKRRAELFKAELEQQRVEPEIRAQLIEFSRVASIYYWDWVAAGQARDAQKGLLTLAQQRVQNIQKRIELGDLKPITRINNEQLIASRETKVIESERKLQSAAIKLSLFFRDPAGEPLLPHESLLPDGFPAQELPTTEALADASDTAIAASPLLAELDWQIRQNRVDLQQAENSVLPKLDAQLYASKDIGDPTSSKGDKTPFELELGLFGEVPLQRREAFGKITSTQAKLQQLSAKRQFTADKTIAAVQDAVSALINAKERIARAEQNVSLADEALKLARIQFDAGDIDLVELNIYEQATTDARIIEISAKADFFKAMADYRAALNVTP
- a CDS encoding DUF1588 domain-containing protein, which codes for MIRLDSISALLLCLTLPAVVHGEKYTPGQGVNQSFEQIGQPFLVNHCVDCHGESDPEAGFSLSDIGPIDEVNSDAWTAVWAQVALQEMPPRDMPQPEIVERLRFSEWIVGELKRTLKDKGGFHVDRDPNKGNFVNHQLLFGKLPEGIQLQPTSSPARLWRVTPQEHITRLNELINREPEFDPAKPGLRTHGDMVPTNHGGELKLYFGIDRIIKWQGGTVAYATAVKSVPVALSSARDHGLENYPHFYTVNSAEATQIIGVAEDIIGYMAYGPLSIAEPYQITDNPNSIKDKMQGDLRGLPTSLVYSTKEMRPLTPIRDLMESEEVTDESLRESVDFLFEALTFRPPSAEESDAYLAIVKQSIAKLGKEDGVVLGLSSIFLDRDALFRPELVEAGQPDRYGRVMLQDWELGLAVNHALRYIKPDAELKAAIVEGRMRTKEDVKREVERMLADDTIRKPRILQFFRDYFDYDLGGYICKDTKALADTGALNGQAHYSAMFDATASTDRLVELILEEDQEVLKQLLTTKKVIAANKDSTYFGERRSDKETAQAAAEARKVYNAEIAAWKKANPDKMPPAALVRKFRNANHKVEEAELSGPEIYARVGRRSFGSGSLKPERVLSTVPEGQRLGILTHPSWLVSHSDAMDNHAIRRGKWIQERLLGGGIPDVPITVDAMLPDEPHHTLRERMRVTQETYCWTCHQKMDPLGLPFEMYNHAGIYRESELGKPVETYGAIINSGVPELDGDVADAIELIEKIAASERAEQVFVRHAFRFWMGRNETLNDAPVLQAAHQAYRENGGSMKALLTSLLTSDAFLYRTREYPANGSQN